One part of the Streptomyces ferrugineus genome encodes these proteins:
- a CDS encoding carbohydrate ABC transporter permease produces the protein MSTTTPRDLARPASAKASPAKPRRGLRGSSTFNFWLFTGPFLIGLAIFVYAPILWSLWLSFFEARFTVTPDKFIGFDNYTYMLTNDDFVGSLGTFTVFAAFIVPTTWALSLGLALLVNRMRFMRAFFRSVFFLPTAVSYVAASLIWKMSIFSGVRFGLMNTVLGWFGIDNIAWLIDPNPPWYWLVIVTARLWLQAGFFMILFIAALQNIPDELYEAAAIDGAKPGWQTFRYITLPQLRATSTAVILLLLIAAYQAFDEFYNLLSKTTWGRPPLVELYYKALGESQDYGAGSAGALILTVLICAVTLLQGKIMGFGRGDESK, from the coding sequence ATGTCGACGACCACACCGCGCGACCTCGCGCGCCCCGCCTCGGCGAAGGCCTCACCGGCCAAGCCGCGGCGGGGGCTGCGGGGCAGCTCCACCTTCAACTTCTGGCTGTTCACCGGGCCGTTCCTGATCGGTCTGGCGATCTTCGTCTACGCGCCGATCCTGTGGAGCCTCTGGCTCAGCTTCTTCGAGGCCCGCTTCACCGTCACACCCGACAAGTTCATCGGGTTCGACAACTACACGTACATGCTGACGAACGACGACTTCGTCGGCTCGCTCGGCACCTTCACCGTCTTCGCCGCGTTCATCGTGCCCACCACCTGGGCACTCTCGCTGGGCCTGGCCCTGCTGGTGAACCGGATGCGCTTCATGCGGGCGTTCTTCCGCTCGGTGTTCTTCCTGCCCACCGCCGTCAGCTATGTCGCCGCCTCGCTGATCTGGAAGATGTCCATCTTCAGCGGAGTCCGCTTCGGCCTGATGAACACCGTCCTCGGCTGGTTCGGGATCGACAACATCGCCTGGCTGATCGACCCCAACCCGCCCTGGTACTGGCTGGTCATCGTGACCGCCCGGCTGTGGCTGCAGGCCGGCTTCTTCATGATCCTGTTCATCGCGGCGCTGCAGAACATCCCGGACGAGCTGTACGAGGCCGCCGCCATCGACGGCGCCAAGCCGGGCTGGCAGACCTTCCGGTACATCACCCTGCCCCAGCTGCGTGCCACGTCCACCGCGGTGATCCTGCTGCTGCTCATCGCCGCCTACCAGGCCTTCGACGAGTTCTACAACCTGCTGTCGAAGACCACCTGGGGCCGCCCGCCCCTCGTCGAGCTGTACTACAAAGCCCTGGGCGAGAGCCAGGACTACGGCGCCGGCAGCGCGGGAGCGCTCATCCTGACCGTGCTGATCTGTGCCGTGACCCTGCTCCAGGGCAAGATCATGGGCTTTGGAAGGGGGGACGAGTCCAAGTGA
- a CDS encoding carbohydrate ABC transporter permease — protein sequence MPDVQKTAPPADKPRRVRRGGGVMSSTGLYIATGVAAFLFLIPFYIIVRNALSTDAEITGENWKIFPTDLQWGNISELFTDETVPFAQSLWNSTVVATLHTVGVLLVCSLAGYGLARIPYKHANKVFYAVLGTLMVPTAVTFVPSFVLVSSLGWVDTYRGLIIPGLFSGFTCFLFRQYFLGFPKELEEAARMDGLGYWGAYWRVVVPNSLNFFAAMATITFINGWNAFLWPLVIGQDPSSWTVQVALSSYMTNQVVVFHMIFMATAVSILPLVFVFLFLQRWLVQGIAQTGIKG from the coding sequence ATGCCCGACGTCCAGAAGACCGCGCCGCCGGCCGACAAGCCCCGCCGCGTCCGGCGCGGTGGCGGCGTGATGAGCTCCACCGGCCTCTACATCGCCACCGGCGTCGCCGCCTTCCTCTTCCTGATCCCCTTCTACATCATCGTCCGCAACGCCCTCTCCACCGACGCCGAGATCACCGGAGAGAACTGGAAGATCTTCCCCACGGACCTCCAGTGGGGCAACATCAGCGAGCTCTTCACGGACGAGACGGTCCCCTTCGCCCAGTCCCTGTGGAACTCGACGGTCGTGGCCACCCTGCACACCGTCGGCGTCCTGCTGGTGTGCTCCCTCGCGGGCTACGGTCTGGCCCGCATCCCGTACAAGCACGCCAACAAGGTCTTCTACGCCGTCCTGGGGACCCTGATGGTCCCGACCGCGGTCACCTTCGTCCCCAGCTTCGTGCTGGTCTCCTCGCTCGGCTGGGTGGACACCTACCGCGGTCTCATCATTCCGGGGCTGTTCAGTGGTTTCACCTGCTTCCTGTTCCGGCAGTACTTCTTGGGGTTCCCCAAGGAGCTGGAGGAGGCGGCGCGCATGGACGGACTGGGCTACTGGGGCGCGTACTGGCGCGTCGTGGTGCCCAACTCGCTGAACTTCTTCGCCGCGATGGCGACGATCACCTTCATCAACGGCTGGAACGCCTTCCTGTGGCCGCTGGTCATCGGCCAGGACCCCAGTTCCTGGACCGTCCAGGTCGCGCTCTCCAGTTACATGACCAACCAGGTCGTCGTCTTCCACATGATCTTCATGGCCACGGCCGTTTCCATCCTGCCCCTGGTGTTCGTGTTCCTGTTCCTGCAGCGCTGGCTGGTGCAGGGGATCGCACAGACCGGCATCAAGGGCTGA
- a CDS encoding ABC transporter substrate-binding protein has translation MSASSNTNWDRRTVLRAAMGLAAAGGLAACGGNTGRSSSGDTLVQMFHAYGEAGTEQAIKRYAKAYKEANVTTQWITSADFESKLFSSLLTDNAPDLFEFHPQIQMVKSGQVADLTDIIDPVKDDFNPADIKSHTVDGKIYGVRMIDDPQFFFYRKSMLEKAKVEVPTTLDELMEAAAKLTTGKVKGLYMGNDLHSVNDTLIWSAGAQHLDEKNQIAYHTDGVVEGLKKMRQLFTSGDLLLGAPTESWDPSSFNQGLCAIQFCGMWAMPAIQDALGDDWGVFPFPKVTDSGKQSVYNGGWSMFVNAKGKNVDAAKEYVKWLWIDQKEYQEDWATSYGFHIPPRASLAESATKLKSGNAAEGVRLFNEFGHFDNIGWTQAMRTAFEDVFANCVRKNMDPEKALDRCDTAVNRELKKLFG, from the coding sequence ATGTCGGCATCGAGCAACACCAACTGGGACCGCCGAACCGTTCTGCGGGCCGCGATGGGCCTGGCCGCCGCCGGCGGTCTGGCCGCGTGCGGCGGCAACACCGGCCGGAGCAGCTCCGGCGACACCCTCGTGCAGATGTTCCACGCGTATGGCGAGGCGGGCACCGAGCAGGCCATCAAGCGGTACGCGAAGGCGTACAAGGAAGCCAACGTGACCACGCAGTGGATCACCAGCGCGGACTTCGAGAGCAAGCTGTTCTCGTCCCTGCTCACCGACAACGCGCCGGATCTCTTCGAGTTCCACCCGCAGATCCAGATGGTCAAGAGCGGCCAGGTGGCGGACCTGACCGACATCATCGACCCGGTCAAGGACGACTTCAATCCGGCCGACATCAAGTCGCACACGGTCGACGGGAAGATATACGGCGTCCGGATGATCGACGACCCGCAGTTCTTCTTCTACCGCAAGTCGATGCTGGAGAAGGCCAAGGTCGAGGTGCCCACCACGCTCGACGAGCTGATGGAGGCCGCCGCCAAGCTCACCACCGGCAAGGTCAAGGGCCTGTACATGGGCAACGACCTGCACAGCGTCAACGACACGTTGATCTGGTCGGCCGGCGCCCAGCACCTCGACGAGAAGAACCAGATCGCCTACCACACGGACGGCGTCGTCGAGGGCCTGAAGAAGATGCGCCAGCTGTTCACCAGCGGCGACCTTCTCCTCGGCGCCCCGACCGAGTCCTGGGACCCGTCCTCGTTCAACCAGGGCCTGTGCGCCATCCAGTTCTGCGGCATGTGGGCGATGCCGGCGATCCAGGACGCGCTCGGCGACGACTGGGGGGTCTTCCCCTTCCCGAAGGTCACGGACTCCGGCAAGCAGTCGGTCTACAACGGCGGCTGGTCGATGTTCGTCAACGCCAAGGGCAAGAACGTCGACGCGGCCAAGGAGTACGTCAAGTGGCTGTGGATCGACCAGAAGGAGTACCAGGAGGACTGGGCCACCTCCTACGGCTTCCACATCCCGCCGCGCGCCTCGCTCGCGGAGTCGGCCACCAAGCTCAAGTCGGGCAACGCCGCTGAGGGCGTCAGGCTCTTCAACGAGTTCGGGCACTTCGACAACATCGGCTGGACCCAGGCCATGCGCACCGCCTTCGAGGATGTCTTCGCCAACTGCGTCCGCAAGAACATGGACCCGGAGAAGGCTCTCGACAGGTGCGACACGGCCGTCAACCGCGAGCTGAAGAAGCTGTTCGGTTAG